Proteins encoded by one window of Terriglobales bacterium:
- a CDS encoding tetratricopeptide repeat protein, giving the protein MRRLHLLTIPTILGLAFMVGCAARAKKNTAGTLADLHNVAPDVRDVTVENGLDQALEQYRKIVEETPKTAMTPEAMRRLADLEIEKQYGIRVGDAKHRKMAAPKSAPAIASDQTNRPNSNAVVASASRKESDKDFERRTTAAATIPTNNSAGVAPNDALLGNADPKGPLEAIHLYDRILTEYPNYEHRDKVLYQKARAYDELGRTEDAIATMEQLIRENPHSEHYDEVQYRRGEYFFTRRRYRDAENAYTAVVNLKTASSYYELALYKLGWTFYKQDMYDEALDKYMALLDYKVSVGYDFDQKHEEEDERRVADTFRVISLSFSNLGGPEAVGKYYSTYGKRPYEARVYSNLGEHYLDQLRYQDAAKTYQAFVTLYPFHRDAPRFSMRVIETFTKGGFPQLVLEAKRDFASKYGLQGEYWKHFKPEDSPQVLAYVKTNLKDLATHYHAEYQNAQDASEKLANYNEARRWYGDYLDSFPKDADSPTMNYRLADLLLENHDFGEAAKQYERTAYGYPTNAKSAAAGYAAVYAYREQLKGATPAQLDDVKRSTIASSLKFADAFPQHEHAAEVLGAAADDMYEMKDYHPAVDAAQRLIDRYPNTDAAIRRSAWLVVAHGSFELAEYPQAEKAFTQVLAVTPNDDKSHAALVDNLAASIYKQGELASKAGDDRAAAAHFLRIRTAAPTSTIRPAAEYDAGAALIRVKDWTAAINVLDAFRTSFPDHKLRLEADKQIAHAYRENGQLANAAVEYDHIASKTDDPKLRSEALLVAGDLYEKSNSRDHALDAYTRYVNEFPKPVETALETRSKIAEMYKAANDDAHYQDQLKQIVSIDASAGADRTGRTKTIAARSALVLAERTYQDFAVVKLTQPFEISLKAKKQRMDATVKAMSQLVDYEIADVTAAATYYIAETYSNFGKSLLQSEKPTNLNAAELKDYEDTLDEQAFPFEEKAIKVHEKNMEMLRAGVFDDWTKKSLERLTELMPGRYAKPEMSIGFLTDIEIYAYRSPLSPVAAPATGNAGTTTGNANATPSTIGHANTTSKPDSSAGSANTMPSKPDQTMQPTPQPADKGMVNHGTSQ; this is encoded by the coding sequence ATGCGTCGGCTCCACCTCCTCACCATTCCAACGATTCTTGGGCTGGCATTCATGGTCGGCTGCGCCGCGCGTGCCAAGAAGAATACCGCGGGAACCCTGGCAGACCTGCATAACGTTGCCCCCGATGTGAGAGATGTGACCGTCGAGAATGGCCTCGATCAGGCTCTAGAGCAATATCGGAAAATCGTGGAGGAGACGCCGAAGACTGCTATGACTCCCGAGGCCATGCGGCGCCTCGCAGATTTGGAAATCGAGAAGCAGTACGGGATACGAGTAGGCGATGCCAAGCACCGGAAAATGGCCGCCCCGAAATCAGCTCCTGCGATTGCGAGTGACCAGACCAATCGGCCCAATTCCAACGCAGTGGTGGCCAGTGCATCGCGGAAAGAATCCGACAAGGATTTCGAGCGACGCACCACCGCCGCAGCCACGATCCCGACGAACAACAGCGCCGGCGTCGCACCGAATGACGCGTTGCTCGGTAATGCAGATCCCAAGGGTCCACTTGAGGCAATCCATCTTTACGACCGAATTCTCACCGAGTACCCGAATTACGAGCATCGCGACAAAGTTCTCTATCAGAAGGCGAGGGCTTACGACGAGCTCGGTCGCACCGAAGATGCCATCGCTACGATGGAGCAACTGATCCGCGAGAATCCGCATTCCGAGCACTACGACGAAGTGCAGTACAGACGCGGAGAGTACTTCTTCACACGCCGGCGCTACCGCGACGCCGAGAACGCTTACACGGCGGTCGTGAACCTTAAAACCGCGTCATCGTATTACGAGCTCGCGCTCTACAAGCTCGGGTGGACCTTCTACAAGCAGGACATGTACGACGAAGCTCTGGATAAGTACATGGCCCTGCTCGACTACAAAGTGTCGGTCGGCTACGACTTCGATCAGAAACACGAGGAGGAAGATGAACGTCGCGTCGCCGACACGTTTCGAGTTATCAGTCTGAGCTTCAGTAACCTGGGCGGGCCTGAAGCTGTCGGCAAATACTACTCCACTTATGGGAAACGCCCTTATGAAGCTCGCGTTTACAGCAATCTTGGCGAGCACTACCTCGATCAGTTGCGTTACCAGGACGCTGCGAAGACGTACCAGGCGTTCGTAACGCTTTATCCATTCCACCGTGATGCGCCGCGATTCAGCATGCGCGTCATCGAGACTTTCACCAAAGGCGGTTTTCCCCAACTGGTTCTGGAGGCAAAGCGGGATTTTGCTTCCAAGTACGGACTGCAGGGCGAGTACTGGAAGCACTTCAAGCCTGAAGATTCGCCGCAGGTACTCGCCTACGTTAAGACAAACCTGAAGGATCTCGCCACGCACTATCACGCGGAGTACCAGAACGCGCAGGACGCGAGCGAGAAGCTCGCGAATTATAACGAGGCGCGCCGATGGTACGGCGACTATCTTGATTCGTTCCCCAAGGACGCCGATTCACCGACGATGAACTATCGTTTGGCGGACCTCCTGCTCGAGAACCATGATTTCGGCGAGGCGGCAAAGCAGTACGAGCGCACGGCCTACGGATACCCGACGAACGCAAAATCGGCAGCCGCAGGCTACGCTGCCGTCTACGCATACCGCGAGCAACTGAAGGGCGCGACCCCGGCGCAGTTGGATGACGTCAAGCGCAGCACGATCGCAAGCTCTCTCAAGTTTGCCGACGCCTTCCCGCAGCACGAACACGCCGCCGAGGTCCTCGGCGCTGCCGCCGATGACATGTACGAAATGAAGGATTACCATCCGGCGGTCGATGCTGCACAACGTCTGATCGATAGGTATCCAAACACGGACGCGGCCATCCGTCGGTCGGCATGGCTTGTCGTTGCGCACGGCTCATTCGAGCTCGCCGAGTATCCTCAGGCTGAAAAGGCGTTTACGCAAGTCCTGGCGGTCACTCCCAACGATGACAAGTCGCACGCCGCACTCGTCGACAACTTAGCTGCGTCGATCTACAAGCAGGGCGAGCTCGCAAGCAAGGCGGGCGACGATCGCGCCGCAGCCGCTCACTTCCTGAGGATTCGCACGGCAGCACCTACGTCCACGATCCGTCCAGCGGCCGAATACGATGCAGGCGCTGCGCTGATCCGAGTGAAAGACTGGACCGCAGCAATCAACGTGCTCGACGCATTTCGTACCAGCTTTCCCGATCACAAATTGCGGCTCGAAGCTGATAAACAGATCGCGCATGCCTACCGAGAAAACGGTCAGTTGGCGAACGCTGCTGTGGAGTATGACCACATCGCCTCCAAGACCGATGATCCGAAGTTGCGTAGCGAAGCGCTTCTCGTCGCAGGCGATCTCTATGAGAAATCCAATTCGCGGGATCACGCCCTGGATGCTTACACCCGCTACGTCAACGAATTTCCCAAGCCGGTTGAAACTGCCCTCGAGACTCGCTCGAAGATCGCAGAGATGTACAAGGCGGCGAACGACGATGCGCATTACCAGGATCAGCTGAAGCAAATCGTGAGCATCGACGCGAGTGCTGGAGCAGACAGAACTGGCCGTACAAAGACGATAGCGGCGCGCTCGGCGCTGGTCCTCGCGGAACGGACCTACCAGGATTTCGCAGTCGTAAAGCTGACGCAACCGTTTGAGATCAGCCTGAAAGCGAAGAAGCAGCGGATGGATGCCACCGTCAAGGCAATGAGTCAGTTGGTGGATTACGAAATCGCCGACGTCACGGCAGCCGCCACGTACTACATAGCTGAGACCTACTCGAACTTCGGAAAATCGCTCCTTCAGTCGGAGAAGCCCACGAATCTAAACGCAGCAGAGCTGAAAGACTACGAGGATACCCTCGATGAGCAAGCGTTTCCCTTCGAGGAGAAAGCCATTAAGGTACACGAAAAGAATATGGAAATGTTGCGCGCTGGCGTTTTCGACGACTGGACAAAGAAGAGTCTTGAGAGACTGACCGAGCTGATGCCAGGCCGCTACGCGAAACCCGAAATGAGCATTGGCTTCCTCACTGATATCGAAATTTACGCATACCGGTCGCCGTTGTCTCCGGTCGCGGCGCCAGCGACGGGCAATGCCGGCACGACGACAGGCAATGCCAATGCAACGCCAAGCACGATCGGCCACGCCAACACCACGAGCAAGCCTGATTCCTCGGCAGGCAGTGCCAACACTATGCCGAGTAAACCTGATCAGACGATGCAGCCGACACCGCAACCCGCAGACAAAGGAATGGTGAACCATGGGACTTCGCAATAA